CTGAGCGTGGTCGCCGTAATGACCGGCGAGCCCGAGAAGTCGGCGCCGCCGCCGAAGGCATAGCCTTGGGTACCTGCGGTCGCCGTGTTGCCCGAGAAGCTGGTGTTGCTCATCGCGCTGGCGACCGAGACGATTTGAGCGCGGCGTGTCGAGCCTGGCGCCGTGCGTCGCGAGTACGCAAGCGATGCGTGCTTCGACTTCTTGTTCATGTGCGCAAGCGTCAGGGCTTGCGTGTGCGTAAAGACGCGCGCCACGTGTTTCGCCTGTCGCGACGCGTCCTTCGCGTGCCGGGCGACCATAGCCGGCGGGGCACGCCGCGCGATGGAGTCCAGTTCCGCTTCATCGCCATACGCGAATTCAAGCCCGCCACCGTAGGCCTCGTTATCGGTGGTCGTGCCGGTGATCGATGCGGTGTTGTTCGTAAACGTGAGGCCGCTGAACGTGATGTAAGCGTACTCGACGAATACACCGCCGCCGAATGCCGACCCGCTTTGCGCGGTTGCCGTGTTTCCCGTGAACTTATCGTTCGTGAGTGTAGCGACGCCGTAGTAATCGTCAACGGCAAGTCCACCGCCGTAAGCCTCGTAAACGCCGCCGTTCGCGGTATTGTTCTGGAACGTGCTGCCCGTGACGGTGATCCCGCCGCCGTAATAGTCGAAGAGCGCGCCACCATACACGTTTGCCGATCCGTTGAGCGTCCCGAGCGCCTGGTTTCCGGTGAACGTAGCGGTTGTCCATGTGCTCGGTTCATCCGTATAGACGGCGCCGCCGTAAGCGTACATTTCGCAACCGGTCATAGCGGCCGTAGCGTCGGCGGTATTGTTCGTGAACGTGTCGCCGGTGCTGCTGACGCCTTCGTAATCGCTGATGGCGCCACCGGACGCGTCCTCGCCACCCTTGACCGTATTGTTGCTAAAGGTATTGCCGTTGAGCGTTATCGGGTTGTCGCCGTCGTTGTAAACCGCGCCGCCTTCGCCCTCGGCAGTTGCTCCCGGGCCGCCCGCAAAGTTGCCGGCCGACGCCGAGCTGCCACCAAAGGTCGAAGCTGTGATCGTCGGGGCGTTATTAGTGTCATCGATGTAAATGGCGCCGCCGTAACCGCTGACGTTGGAAACGCTCGTGCTGCCTGCTACGTTCGCCGTGAACGTCGAGTTGCTAACGAACAAGTCGTCATCGGCGTAGATCGCGCCGCCGGTTCCGTAGGAGCTGCCGTCGAATGCGACGTTGCCGTTGAAGAGGTCATGGCTTATTGATGCGCCGGCGTCTTCGTAGATTGCGCCGCCGTAGTATTCGCCTCTGTTGTTTGTGAAGGTGGAATAAACGATGGTCGCGGGCGCAGTGCCTTCGTCATAGACGGCGCCGCCGTATACTACTCCGGCGCTCCCGTTATTGCTGAAGATCGAGTTGACGATGGCGAGCTGGCCATAGTTTTCGATCGCTCCACCATCGTTATCCGACGTAACGCCGCCGGAGACCGTCACGCCGTCGACTAAGAGCGACGAGCCTGAATTAACGTAGAAAATCTGCGAGGTTCCGCCGCCGCTGATGGTCACTCCCGAGGATGCAGAGGGTGCACCCACGCCGGCGGCGTTCGCCGCCGAGGCTCCCGGGCCGAGAACGATCATGTTTTGACCGCTGAGCGTGATCGGACTCGTGACCGTAATGGACGAAACGCCCGAGAACATCAAGGCCGTGAAGACGCCGGACGTCGTGCTCGCCTCCGCGACTGCTTCGCGAAGCGTGCAGGTCGTCGTGCCGCCGGCACAGCTGTTCGAGGGGCCACTGGTGTCGGCGCTGCTGGTGATCGTAAGCAGGTTTCCGGCGGTCGCGCTGGCCGTGTTCGGGCCGCTCGCGCTGACGTTGATCGTTACCGCGGCCGCGTTGAGAGCCGTTCCTGTTCCGTTCGGGCCGCTCCACGTGAGAATGAGGAAGCTATCGGCACCGTAGGTCGCGCCGACCGAGAGTTGGC
Above is a genomic segment from Candidatus Baltobacteraceae bacterium containing:
- a CDS encoding choice-of-anchor Q domain-containing protein, with protein sequence MSASAVRKPQGASPQTISSGTQSITVSVNGGTPQIFNVTSCSGSPNLTCQLSVGATYGADSFLILTWSGPNGTGTALNAAAVTINVSASGPNTASATAGNLLTITSSADTSGPSNSCAGGTTTCTLREAVAEASTTSGVFTALMFSGVSSITVTSPITLSGQNMIVLGPGASAANAAGVGAPSASSGVTISGGGTSQIFYVNSGSSLLVDGVTVSGGVTSDNDGGAIENYGQLAIVNSIFSNNGSAGVVYGGAVYDEGTAPATIVYSTFTNNRGEYYGGAIYEDAGASISHDLFNGNVAFDGSSYGTGGAIYADDDLFVSNSTFTANVAGSTSVSNVSGYGGAIYIDDTNNAPTITASTFGGSSASAGNFAGGPGATAEGEGGAVYNDGDNPITLNGNTFSNNTVKGGEDASGGAISDYEGVSSTGDTFTNNTADATAAMTGCEMYAYGGAVYTDEPSTWTTATFTGNQALGTLNGSANVYGGALFDYYGGGITVTGSTFQNNTANGGVYEAYGGGLAVDDYYGVATLTNDKFTGNTATAQSGSAFGGGVFVEYAYITFSGLTFTNNTASITGTTTDNEAYGGGLEFAYGDEAELDSIARRAPPAMVARHAKDASRQAKHVARVFTHTQALTLAHMNKKSKHASLAYSRRTAPGSTRRAQIVSVASAMSNTSFSGNTATAGTQGYAFGGGADFSGSPVITATTLSGNSATTTIANTDGYAAGGGFSNGSYGGCASMSFTGTVSGNSATNGGGGIYNVCNQFTLTQSTVSGNKVTAVAYAGDGGGGIYSDCESVAIGQTTINGNSVAGTVAHSGGGGFLNYQGDVTITNSTITANTSSVDGGGIENTYNAETDLVNVTIYQNTATGNGGGISNDDAGSGSAYVYAANSIIAGDTASASGSDIWNLDTFYSYGYNVVQQSSNYGSGSSNAPQTGDIIGQSPALASLASNGGPTSTIADTSSSPGKALIPFASSECNGFSGTNVDQRGFSRGANNMCDVGAYELSGTATTQQAAIVRHSRNSKNLQRSH